From the Alloalcanivorax dieselolei B5 genome, one window contains:
- a CDS encoding AMP-binding protein: protein MILHSRQWIDHYIGEGRWGQRTLLDQFEHNRDANPDREAVVDPPDRPDLVGTPARSLSYREFGQAVDATAAELIRRGLEKDDIVVAQLPNIWELAMLYLAVARAGGVLTALPLQWRATDVGYVAELTGARLYIAADHAKGFDYIAMGRALGFEQCLSLAELTAIAEGPVGPLPPVTVDANDIFTLCWTSGTESRPKGCPMSHNSWFSHIGPLMRTAGLREGDRQLCVAPLVNMTALGVLRILAGFRRHPGSASPADHAGAVGATFRAGHSLHHSGAGGTEHDRQAAGRGSD, encoded by the coding sequence ATGATTTTGCATTCCCGGCAGTGGATTGATCACTACATCGGCGAGGGGCGTTGGGGCCAACGCACCTTATTGGACCAGTTCGAACATAACCGCGACGCCAACCCGGACCGGGAAGCGGTGGTGGATCCGCCTGACCGGCCGGATCTGGTCGGCACGCCGGCCCGTTCGCTGAGCTATCGGGAGTTTGGCCAGGCGGTGGACGCCACTGCCGCAGAACTGATCCGGCGCGGGTTGGAAAAGGACGACATCGTGGTGGCCCAGCTCCCCAATATCTGGGAACTGGCCATGCTCTACCTGGCGGTGGCCCGCGCCGGCGGTGTCCTCACCGCGCTGCCGTTGCAATGGCGAGCCACCGATGTGGGCTATGTGGCGGAGCTCACCGGTGCACGCTTGTATATTGCCGCCGATCACGCCAAGGGCTTTGACTATATTGCCATGGGCAGGGCGCTGGGTTTCGAGCAGTGTCTGTCCCTGGCCGAACTGACCGCCATCGCCGAAGGGCCGGTGGGGCCGTTACCGCCAGTGACGGTGGACGCCAATGATATCTTCACTCTGTGCTGGACTTCCGGGACCGAGTCGCGGCCCAAGGGGTGCCCGATGAGCCACAACAGCTGGTTCTCCCATATCGGGCCGCTGATGCGGACCGCCGGGCTGCGGGAAGGAGACCGGCAATTGTGTGTGGCGCCGCTGGTCAACATGACCGCCCTGGGCGTCTTACGTATCCTGGCTGGTTTCCGCCGGCACCCTGGTTCTGCATCACCCGCTGACCATGCCGGTGCTGTTGGAGCAACTTTCCGAGCAGGACATTCACTTCACCATTCTGGTGCCGGCGGTACTGAACATGATCGCCAAGCTGCCGGACGTGGATCGGATTGA
- a CDS encoding class I adenylate-forming enzyme family protein — translation MPVLLEQLSEQDIHFTILVPAVLNMIAKLPDVDRIDLSSVRAITTGSAPPSLWTLQEFKRRWGIEIINIWGQNEGTCLIAGPADVPELERRVDHLPFWGKPGCHWPSGVDGVSVKLLDDEDREVSGPGDIGELCYRAPSLFAGYFKRPDLTEKAFTADGYFRTGDLFVIRDDAHVGFHDRKKDMVIRGGFNISSAEVENAVQAHPAVLDAAVIPQPDEVMGERVCVCVVAREPASPPTLDDITGFLRESGMSLYKLPEALRMVDAIPRNPVGKILKRQLRDEVE, via the coding sequence ATGCCGGTGCTGTTGGAGCAACTTTCCGAGCAGGACATTCACTTCACCATTCTGGTGCCGGCGGTACTGAACATGATCGCCAAGCTGCCGGACGTGGATCGGATTGATCTGTCCTCGGTGCGCGCCATCACCACTGGTTCGGCGCCGCCGTCACTGTGGACGTTACAAGAATTCAAGCGTCGCTGGGGTATCGAGATCATCAATATCTGGGGGCAGAACGAGGGCACCTGTCTGATCGCCGGGCCGGCGGATGTGCCGGAACTGGAGCGGCGGGTGGATCACCTGCCGTTCTGGGGCAAGCCCGGTTGCCACTGGCCGTCCGGTGTGGACGGGGTAAGCGTCAAGCTGCTCGATGACGAGGACCGGGAGGTGAGCGGGCCGGGAGACATCGGCGAACTGTGCTATCGGGCGCCGAGCCTGTTCGCCGGCTATTTCAAGCGGCCGGATCTAACCGAAAAAGCATTCACCGCCGATGGCTATTTCCGCACCGGTGATTTGTTCGTGATCCGGGATGACGCCCATGTCGGTTTCCATGATCGCAAAAAGGACATGGTGATCCGGGGCGGCTTCAATATTTCCAGCGCGGAAGTGGAGAACGCGGTGCAGGCGCACCCGGCGGTGCTGGACGCGGCGGTGATTCCGCAACCGGACGAAGTGATGGGGGAGCGGGTGTGTGTCTGCGTGGTGGCGCGGGAACCGGCGTCGCCGCCAACCCTTGACGATATTACCGGCTTCCTGCGCGAATCCGGCATGAGCCTCTACAAGCTGCCGGAGGCGCTGCGCATGGTCGATGCGATCCCCCGCAACCCGGTGGGCAAGATACTGAAACGGCAGTTGCGGGATGAGGTGGAGTAG
- a CDS encoding long-chain-acyl-CoA synthetase: MSSADVITLPKILSKVPEIVANLPGLLKGSKMSKITDTTKPLGLGVEFEAATAANPNGIAVIHQDTELTYRQFNAWANRIADYFASIGLKKGDTVVVDIENRPELVATVLACAKLGICAALVNTSQRGKVLTHSINLVEPKAAIIGGELIEAVEEVRGDLDLKTNFFYLADTDTLQNPGEAPEGYKNLATEIQNCSSENPAGTNQSRLRDPLFYIYTSGTTGLPKAVVFNHGRWQKAFGAFGYSAVRLDKDDRLYCTLPFYHATGMVICWASVIAARGGLVLARRFSASRFWDDIRQHNCTAFGYVGELCRYLHEQPRKADDGNNRVHTIVGNGLRPSIWKDFKERFGIERVEEFYASSEGNVAFTNVFNFDNTVGFSPVSYAIVKYDKEADQPVRDAKGFMIKVSKGESGLMLGEITDKTPFDGYTDKEKTEKAIFRDVFKKGDAWFNTGDMMRDIGFRHAQFVDRLGDTFRWKGENVSTTEVEQILDGAEVVVESVVYGVEIPGTNGRAGMAELRLDRPHDDVDFQALFDYLKRELPPYAIPVFLRITDHGVETTGTFKHQKNKLKDEKYDLNKHDDPVYVLLPGESGYQRLSEEVQKGIDGGEYRF, encoded by the coding sequence ATGAGCAGCGCCGACGTCATTACGTTGCCGAAGATTCTGTCGAAGGTTCCCGAGATCGTTGCCAATCTGCCCGGGCTGTTGAAGGGCTCCAAGATGAGCAAGATCACCGACACCACCAAACCGCTGGGTCTGGGTGTCGAATTCGAGGCCGCCACCGCCGCCAACCCCAACGGCATCGCCGTTATCCATCAGGACACCGAACTCACCTACCGGCAATTCAACGCCTGGGCCAACCGCATCGCCGACTACTTCGCCTCCATCGGGCTGAAGAAAGGCGACACCGTGGTGGTGGATATCGAGAACCGCCCGGAACTGGTGGCCACGGTGCTGGCCTGCGCCAAACTGGGTATCTGCGCCGCCCTGGTGAACACCTCCCAGCGTGGCAAAGTGCTCACCCACAGCATCAATCTGGTGGAACCCAAGGCCGCCATCATCGGCGGGGAACTGATCGAAGCCGTCGAGGAAGTCCGCGGCGATCTGGATCTGAAGACCAACTTCTTCTACCTGGCCGACACCGACACACTGCAAAACCCGGGAGAAGCCCCCGAGGGCTACAAGAACCTGGCCACCGAGATCCAGAACTGCTCCAGCGAGAACCCGGCCGGCACCAACCAGAGCCGCCTCAGGGATCCGCTGTTCTACATCTACACCTCCGGCACCACCGGTCTGCCGAAGGCAGTGGTCTTCAACCATGGCCGCTGGCAAAAAGCGTTCGGGGCGTTCGGCTATTCCGCCGTGCGCCTGGACAAGGACGACCGCCTGTATTGCACCCTGCCGTTCTACCATGCCACCGGCATGGTCATCTGCTGGGCCTCGGTGATCGCCGCCCGCGGCGGCCTGGTGCTGGCGCGCCGCTTCTCCGCCAGCCGCTTCTGGGACGATATCCGTCAACATAACTGCACCGCGTTCGGTTATGTCGGCGAGTTGTGCCGTTACCTGCACGAGCAGCCCCGCAAAGCCGACGACGGCAACAACCGCGTGCACACCATCGTTGGCAACGGCCTGCGACCGAGTATCTGGAAGGATTTCAAGGAGCGTTTCGGTATTGAACGCGTGGAAGAGTTCTACGCCTCCTCCGAGGGCAACGTGGCTTTCACCAACGTGTTCAACTTCGACAACACCGTGGGTTTTTCCCCGGTGAGTTACGCCATCGTCAAGTACGACAAGGAAGCGGATCAGCCGGTGCGCGACGCCAAGGGTTTCATGATCAAGGTGAGCAAGGGCGAGTCCGGCCTGATGCTCGGTGAGATCACCGACAAGACCCCGTTCGACGGCTACACCGACAAGGAAAAAACCGAAAAGGCGATCTTCCGCGACGTGTTCAAGAAAGGCGACGCCTGGTTCAACACCGGCGATATGATGCGGGACATTGGCTTCCGTCATGCCCAGTTCGTCGACCGTCTCGGTGACACCTTCCGCTGGAAAGGGGAAAACGTCTCCACCACCGAAGTGGAACAGATCCTGGATGGCGCCGAGGTGGTCGTCGAGTCGGTGGTTTACGGTGTGGAAATCCCCGGCACCAATGGCCGCGCCGGCATGGCCGAGCTGCGCCTGGACCGTCCTCATGATGATGTGGACTTCCAAGCCCTGTTCGACTACCTCAAACGTGAGTTGCCGCCCTACGCCATTCCGGTATTCCTGCGCATCACCGATCACGGCGTGGAAACCACCGGCACCTTCAAGCACCAGAAAAACAAGCTGAAGGACGAGAAATACGATCTCAACAAGCACGACGATCCGGTCTACGTGCTGCTGCCCGGCGAGAGCGGCTACCAGCGTCTCAGCGAAGAAGTGCAGAAGGGCATCGACGGCGGCGAGTATCGTTTCTGA
- a CDS encoding acetyl/propionyl/methylcrotonyl-CoA carboxylase subunit alpha produces the protein MSFDKILIANRGEIACRVIASARALGYRTVAVYSEADRDARHVRLADEALCIGPANATASYLNIDALLDACRRSGADAVHPGYGFLSENGDFAQACEDAGITFIGPPVAAIRLMGSKRLSKIAMEEAGVPCVPGYQGEDQSDDTLLREARRIGLPLMIKASAGGGGRGMRVVTDEAEIPAQLNSARQEARNSFGNDELILERAVSTPRHVEIQVFGDHHGNVVHLGERDCSVQRRHQKVVEEAPSPALDQTLRQRMGEAAVNAARACGYVGAGTVEFLLGADGDFYFLEMNTRLQVEHPVTELVTGQDLVAWQLKVAAGEALPLTQDQVALNGHAMEVRLYAEDPAQGYLPQTGPIRRWRPASGEGVRVDHGLREGDQVGSHYDPMLAKIIAHGATRDEARRRLLRAVEDTVLSGVNDNRAFLAAILRHPVFAAGDATTAFIGADFADAPSLTPAQPGDALWSVAALLFARQQDRRRSGPGRGWQSSALGAQPLTLGCGEHSRTLTLQGPRVGGDVPVVLEDVDDDSVIAEVDGIRRRFQWCRHGDQLWLQHGTDKALFQDLTHQPAAGRDGPGSGRLSAPMDGAVVSLSASVGEQVRRGQVLAVMEAMKMEHVLKADCDGTVTEVAVAVGDQVRRQQLLVVLEADVVPT, from the coding sequence ATGAGCTTCGACAAAATTCTGATCGCCAACCGTGGCGAAATCGCCTGCCGCGTCATCGCCAGTGCCCGGGCCCTGGGTTATCGCACGGTGGCGGTGTATTCCGAGGCGGACCGCGATGCCCGCCATGTACGGCTGGCGGATGAAGCACTTTGTATCGGGCCGGCCAATGCCACCGCTTCCTACCTCAACATCGACGCGCTGCTCGACGCCTGCCGCCGCAGCGGCGCCGACGCGGTCCACCCGGGCTACGGTTTCCTTTCCGAAAACGGCGACTTCGCCCAGGCCTGCGAGGACGCCGGCATCACCTTTATCGGCCCGCCAGTGGCCGCGATCCGGCTGATGGGCTCGAAACGGCTGTCGAAAATCGCCATGGAAGAGGCCGGGGTGCCCTGCGTGCCCGGTTATCAGGGCGAGGACCAGAGTGACGACACGCTGCTGCGAGAAGCGCGGCGTATCGGCCTGCCACTGATGATCAAGGCCAGCGCCGGCGGTGGCGGACGCGGCATGCGCGTGGTCACCGACGAGGCGGAGATCCCGGCGCAACTGAACAGCGCCCGTCAGGAAGCCCGTAACAGCTTCGGCAACGACGAGCTGATCCTGGAGCGGGCGGTGAGCACGCCGCGCCACGTGGAAATTCAGGTTTTCGGCGATCACCATGGCAATGTCGTTCACCTCGGCGAGCGGGATTGCTCGGTGCAGCGCCGCCATCAGAAAGTGGTGGAGGAAGCCCCCTCCCCGGCCCTGGATCAGACTCTGCGGCAGCGCATGGGCGAGGCGGCGGTCAACGCCGCCCGGGCCTGCGGCTATGTGGGCGCGGGCACGGTGGAATTCCTGCTCGGCGCCGACGGTGATTTCTATTTTCTGGAGATGAACACCCGTCTGCAGGTGGAACATCCGGTCACCGAGCTGGTCACCGGCCAGGATCTGGTGGCCTGGCAACTGAAAGTGGCCGCCGGCGAAGCGCTGCCGCTGACCCAGGATCAGGTCGCTCTGAACGGCCACGCCATGGAGGTCCGCCTCTATGCGGAGGATCCCGCCCAGGGCTACCTGCCGCAAACCGGCCCGATACGACGCTGGCGCCCGGCCAGCGGAGAAGGGGTCCGGGTGGATCATGGCCTGCGTGAAGGTGACCAGGTGGGCAGCCACTACGACCCGATGCTGGCCAAGATCATTGCCCACGGCGCCACCCGGGACGAGGCCCGGCGCCGGCTGCTGCGCGCGGTGGAGGACACCGTGCTGAGCGGGGTCAACGACAACCGGGCCTTTCTCGCCGCTATTTTACGCCACCCGGTGTTCGCCGCCGGCGACGCCACCACCGCCTTTATTGGCGCCGATTTCGCCGACGCCCCCAGTCTCACGCCGGCGCAACCCGGCGATGCCTTGTGGTCGGTGGCGGCGCTGCTGTTCGCCCGGCAACAGGATCGCCGCCGGAGCGGCCCGGGCCGCGGCTGGCAATCCAGCGCCCTGGGCGCGCAGCCACTGACACTGGGCTGTGGCGAGCACAGCCGGACGCTCACTCTTCAGGGCCCCCGTGTCGGCGGTGACGTACCGGTGGTACTGGAGGATGTGGACGACGACTCCGTCATCGCCGAAGTGGATGGCATCCGCCGCCGCTTTCAATGGTGTCGACATGGTGATCAGCTGTGGCTGCAACACGGCACCGACAAAGCGCTGTTTCAGGACCTGACCCACCAGCCCGCCGCCGGTCGGGACGGCCCCGGTTCCGGTCGGCTGAGCGCGCCCATGGACGGCGCCGTGGTGAGCCTGTCCGCCAGCGTCGGCGAGCAGGTGCGGCGCGGTCAGGTGCTGGCCGTCATGGAGGCGATGAAAATGGAGCATGTGCTCAAGGCCGATTGCGACGGCACCGTGACCGAGGTGGCGGTGGCGGTGGGCGATCAGGTACGGCGCCAGCAGCTGCTGGTGGTGCTGGAAGCGGACGTGGTCCCGACCTGA
- a CDS encoding enoyl-CoA hydratase/isomerase family protein encodes MTLPETETITLNRDGSTLSVTLNRPQSRNAMSLTMVDELMAVFDWVEANPDVRAVVLRGAGGHFCAGGDIKDMAGARQQAAAGDDQAFFTLNRRFGAMVSRAERLPAVLVCMLEGAVLGGGFGLACVSDVALAAGDARFGLPETGLGVIPAQIAPFVVRRIGLTQARRLALTGGRFDGHGAQALGVVHEVADSTEELEQRLRQVLEQIRRCAPHANRVTKQLVLSVDEQPLDAVLDQAARDFADAVTSEEGQEGTLAFVQKRAPDWT; translated from the coding sequence ATGACGCTACCTGAAACCGAAACGATCACTCTCAACCGGGACGGCTCCACCCTCTCCGTCACGCTGAACCGGCCGCAAAGCCGCAACGCCATGAGCCTGACCATGGTTGATGAACTGATGGCGGTCTTCGACTGGGTGGAAGCCAATCCGGATGTCCGTGCCGTGGTGTTGCGTGGCGCCGGCGGCCATTTCTGCGCCGGCGGCGACATCAAGGACATGGCCGGCGCCCGTCAGCAGGCGGCGGCCGGTGACGATCAGGCGTTCTTCACGCTGAACCGGCGTTTCGGCGCCATGGTCAGCCGCGCGGAACGGTTGCCGGCGGTGCTGGTGTGCATGCTGGAAGGCGCGGTGCTCGGCGGCGGTTTTGGTCTGGCCTGCGTCTCCGACGTGGCGCTGGCCGCCGGTGATGCCCGCTTCGGGCTGCCGGAAACCGGCCTGGGCGTGATCCCGGCGCAAATCGCCCCATTCGTGGTGCGCCGCATCGGCCTGACCCAGGCCCGCCGGCTGGCGCTCACCGGTGGCCGCTTCGATGGTCACGGCGCCCAGGCGCTCGGGGTGGTGCACGAGGTGGCCGATTCCACCGAGGAGCTGGAGCAACGGTTGCGGCAGGTGCTGGAACAAATCCGCCGGTGCGCGCCCCACGCCAACCGGGTGACCAAGCAATTGGTACTGAGCGTGGACGAGCAGCCGCTGGATGCGGTGCTCGATCAGGCCGCCCGGGACTTCGCCGACGCCGTCACCAGCGAGGAAGGCCAGGAAGGCACACTGGCCTTCGTACAGAAACGCGCACCGGATTGGACGTGA
- a CDS encoding acyl-CoA dehydrogenase family protein, translating to MKFTQEHEELRRTVRQFVDKEINPHVKEWEAAGRFPIHEVFKKMGDLGLLGVTKPVEYGGMGLDYSYGMVMSEEMGTVHCGGVPLAVGVQTDMATPALARFGSDQLRRDYLAPAIAGDMVASIAVSEPQAGSDVAAVKTTAKKDGDDYVINGTKMWITNSPSADFFCLLANTSDDKPHINKSLIVVPKDAAGITVDKPLDKLGMRSSETAQVFFDNVRVPQRNLIGQEGMGFMMQMMQFQEERLFAASNSLKGMEHVINETIEYARERKVFGMSLLDNQTVHFRLAELQTEVEALRALTYRACDLYINGQDVLQLASMAKLKVGRLAREVADACLQFWGGNGFMWDNPASQLYRDGRLGSIGGGADEIMLGIICKTMNTLPGKKR from the coding sequence ATGAAGTTTACGCAAGAACATGAAGAACTGCGCCGCACGGTACGTCAATTCGTCGACAAGGAAATCAATCCGCATGTGAAGGAATGGGAAGCGGCCGGCCGTTTTCCGATTCATGAGGTGTTCAAGAAAATGGGCGATCTCGGCCTGCTCGGGGTCACCAAGCCGGTGGAGTACGGCGGCATGGGGCTGGACTATTCCTACGGCATGGTGATGAGCGAGGAGATGGGCACGGTGCATTGCGGCGGTGTGCCGCTGGCGGTGGGCGTGCAGACCGACATGGCGACGCCGGCCCTGGCCCGCTTCGGTTCCGACCAGTTGCGCCGGGACTATCTGGCTCCCGCCATCGCCGGTGACATGGTCGCCTCCATCGCCGTTTCCGAGCCACAGGCCGGTTCCGATGTGGCGGCGGTGAAAACCACGGCGAAAAAAGACGGCGACGATTACGTCATCAACGGCACCAAGATGTGGATCACCAATTCGCCCAGCGCCGACTTTTTCTGTCTGCTGGCGAACACCTCCGATGACAAGCCGCACATCAACAAATCCCTGATCGTGGTTCCCAAGGACGCCGCCGGCATCACCGTGGATAAACCGCTCGACAAACTGGGCATGCGCTCCTCGGAAACCGCCCAGGTGTTCTTCGATAACGTGCGCGTGCCGCAACGCAATCTGATCGGCCAGGAAGGCATGGGCTTCATGATGCAGATGATGCAGTTCCAGGAAGAGCGCCTGTTCGCCGCGTCCAACAGCCTCAAGGGCATGGAACACGTGATCAACGAAACCATCGAGTACGCCCGCGAGCGCAAGGTGTTCGGCATGAGTCTGCTGGACAATCAGACCGTGCACTTCCGGCTGGCCGAACTGCAAACCGAAGTGGAAGCGCTGCGCGCCCTCACCTACCGCGCCTGTGACCTCTACATCAACGGCCAGGACGTGTTGCAACTGGCGTCCATGGCGAAACTGAAAGTGGGCCGGCTGGCCCGGGAGGTGGCGGACGCCTGCCTGCAGTTCTGGGGCGGCAACGGCTTCATGTGGGACAACCCGGCCAGCCAGCTCTACCGCGATGGCCGGCTCGGTTCCATCGGCGGCGGCGCCGACGAAATCATGCTCGGTATCATCTGCAAGACCATGAACACGTTGCCGGGCAAGAAACGCTGA
- a CDS encoding acyl-CoA carboxylase subunit beta produces MPVLETSLDVNSDSFRESRDAMLKAVEEFRAIEQGVVDASEAKRAKFEKRGQLLPHERVARLLDPGSPFLSLMNLSGYGMHDDKDGTEAGGGSIAGIGYVAGVRCLVTASNSAIKGGTITPSGLHKTLRLQRIALENKLPVVSLVESGGANLNYAAEVFVEGARTFANQARLSAAGIPQITVVHGNATAGGAYQPGLSDYVIVVRNRAKMFLAGPPLLKAATGEIATDEDLGGAEMHAGVAGTAEYLADDDADGIRQARDLMGVLGWRDDAPAADDWAPPRYDEEELLGVVPSDAKKPYDVREVIARIADDSNFVDFKNDWDAATVCGWIAVEDQPVGVLGNNGPITPRGAAKAAQFIQLCDQSNRPLLFLHNTTGFMVGTDAEHNGVIKHGSKMLQAVANARVPKISIVIGGSYGAGNYAMCGRGLDPRFIFAWPNSRVAVMGGQQAGMVLRIVAEAKQRANGIEPDENVLEMLQQSTAQKLDAQSTALYGTAHLWDDGIIDPRDTRRVLAYVLDICRQAEHRKLNANTFGVARL; encoded by the coding sequence ATGCCCGTACTCGAAACCAGCCTGGACGTGAACAGCGACAGCTTCCGCGAAAGCCGGGATGCCATGCTCAAGGCAGTGGAAGAATTCCGCGCCATCGAGCAAGGCGTGGTGGACGCCTCCGAAGCCAAACGCGCCAAGTTCGAAAAACGGGGTCAACTATTGCCCCATGAGCGAGTCGCCCGTCTGCTCGATCCGGGCTCGCCGTTCCTCAGCCTGATGAACCTGTCCGGCTATGGCATGCACGACGACAAGGACGGCACCGAAGCCGGCGGCGGCAGCATCGCCGGTATCGGCTATGTGGCCGGCGTGCGCTGCCTGGTCACGGCGTCCAACTCGGCCATCAAGGGTGGCACCATCACCCCGTCCGGACTACACAAAACGCTGCGTCTGCAACGCATCGCCCTGGAGAACAAGCTGCCGGTGGTGAGTCTGGTGGAATCCGGTGGCGCCAATCTGAACTACGCCGCCGAGGTGTTCGTCGAGGGCGCGCGGACCTTCGCCAATCAGGCACGTCTGTCCGCCGCCGGCATCCCGCAGATCACCGTGGTGCACGGCAACGCTACCGCCGGCGGCGCCTATCAGCCGGGGCTTTCTGATTACGTCATCGTGGTCCGTAATCGCGCCAAGATGTTCCTCGCCGGCCCACCACTATTGAAAGCCGCTACCGGCGAAATCGCCACCGACGAAGACCTGGGCGGCGCGGAAATGCACGCAGGTGTGGCCGGTACCGCCGAGTATCTGGCCGACGACGACGCGGATGGCATTCGCCAGGCGCGGGACCTGATGGGTGTGCTCGGCTGGCGCGACGATGCACCGGCCGCCGATGACTGGGCACCGCCACGCTACGATGAAGAGGAACTGCTTGGCGTGGTGCCCAGCGACGCCAAGAAACCCTACGACGTGCGTGAGGTGATCGCGCGGATCGCCGATGACTCCAACTTCGTCGACTTCAAGAACGACTGGGATGCCGCCACCGTGTGCGGCTGGATCGCCGTCGAAGACCAACCCGTGGGCGTGCTTGGCAACAACGGACCGATCACCCCGCGCGGCGCGGCCAAAGCGGCCCAGTTCATTCAATTGTGTGACCAGAGTAATCGGCCGTTGCTGTTTCTGCACAACACCACCGGCTTCATGGTCGGCACCGACGCCGAGCACAACGGCGTGATCAAACACGGATCGAAAATGCTTCAGGCGGTGGCCAATGCCCGGGTGCCGAAAATTTCCATCGTCATCGGCGGCTCCTACGGCGCCGGCAACTACGCCATGTGCGGCCGGGGTCTGGATCCGCGTTTTATTTTCGCCTGGCCCAATTCCCGGGTGGCGGTGATGGGCGGCCAGCAGGCCGGCATGGTGCTGCGCATCGTCGCCGAGGCCAAACAACGGGCCAACGGTATCGAGCCGGATGAGAACGTGCTGGAGATGCTGCAGCAAAGCACCGCGCAGAAACTGGACGCGCAATCCACCGCGCTGTACGGCACCGCCCATCTGTGGGACGACGGCATCATTGACCCACGCGATACCCGCCGGGTGCTGGCCTATGTTCTGGATATCTGCCGTCAGGCCGAACACCGGAAGTTGAATGCCAATACCTTTGGCGTGGCACGACTATGA
- a CDS encoding SDR family oxidoreductase, with product MPYRSVFRENLFADRNIIVTGGGSGIGRCTAHELAALGARVVLIGRGEDKLREVAGEIQQDTGREALYFSCDIREEERVRETVAQIYQAVGQVHGLVNNAGGQFPAPLALISQKGWETVIRTNLTGGFLMAREVFTQGMNQHGGAIVNIVADMWGGMPGMGHSGAARAGMDNFTKTASVEWGCCGVRVNAVAPGWIASSGMDTYPEAFQNILKTLRSAVPLKRMGVEAEVSSAICFLLSDAAAFISGDTLRIDGGASQGNVAIFPLPEHQRSEPYDGFHRAITPAIFKQD from the coding sequence ATGCCCTACCGTTCCGTCTTTCGGGAAAACCTGTTCGCCGACCGCAACATCATCGTCACCGGCGGTGGTTCCGGTATCGGCCGTTGCACCGCGCATGAATTGGCGGCGCTCGGCGCCCGGGTGGTCCTGATCGGCCGCGGCGAAGACAAGCTGCGAGAAGTGGCCGGGGAAATACAGCAGGACACCGGCCGCGAGGCCCTGTATTTCAGTTGCGACATCCGTGAGGAGGAACGGGTGCGCGAGACCGTGGCGCAGATTTACCAGGCAGTGGGCCAGGTTCACGGCCTGGTCAACAACGCCGGTGGCCAGTTTCCCGCTCCGTTGGCACTGATCAGCCAGAAAGGCTGGGAAACGGTGATCCGAACCAACCTCACCGGCGGCTTTCTGATGGCCCGGGAAGTGTTCACACAAGGCATGAACCAGCACGGCGGCGCCATCGTCAACATCGTCGCCGACATGTGGGGAGGCATGCCGGGCATGGGGCACTCCGGCGCCGCCCGCGCCGGCATGGACAACTTCACCAAGACCGCCTCGGTGGAATGGGGATGCTGCGGCGTACGGGTGAACGCGGTGGCTCCGGGCTGGATCGCCTCTTCCGGCATGGACACCTATCCGGAAGCGTTTCAGAACATTCTCAAAACACTGCGCTCCGCGGTGCCGCTGAAACGCATGGGCGTGGAGGCGGAAGTGTCCTCGGCGATCTGCTTCCTGCTCAGCGACGCCGCCGCCTTCATCAGCGGCGACACGCTGCGTATCGACGGCGGCGCCAGCCAGGGCAACGTGGCTATCTTCCCGTTGCCGGAGCACCAGCGCAGCGAACCCTATGACGGTTTCCACCGCGCCATCACTCCCGCCATTTTCAAACAAGACTGA